Proteins from a genomic interval of Dehalococcoidia bacterium:
- a CDS encoding fused MFS/spermidine synthase, producing MVSTSTLLRTALPWLLALSLIATGASGLIYQVVWFRLLGTIFGVTVQATSAVLAAFMAGLALGSFLAARVADRLRDPLRGYGLVEIGIGIAGLASLPLLDGLQPLYRSTASVLGEGNPLLIGLRFALGFLVMMIPTTLMGTTLPLVVRASALHSPAVARNIGLLYAGNTLGAIVGAFTAGFFLIGVYGLTVAVAVAAAFNIGIGVTWAVAARGLEPLAPPPETGRAPALPDPLRPNQTLANVVLGTYALSGATALANEVIWTRVLSGIFPGTVYAFTLMLCAILAGIALGSWLVTPFLQRARNWALVYAGCQLGLAVTALLSIATLASAFQLEGLLGQLLGVSGGLLLEEPAVMALIAFAAIGPAAIAMGVTFPVAARLYASTSSRLGDRVGRIYGANTLGAIAGSLAGGLILIPLVGAERALWLTALGNAVIALLVLGVAPGQRRVRAAIALAGAVSLAGTALLTPSLYAKLSATDPRGERTIWLAEGPDATVRVVRNPSQQQILYINSEGQASDDEKILSFHYLLGHLGLLLHPRPRDVLAIGLGGGATPGAAALHERATVTVVELYPGVIEGARFFREVNFGIHDRPNVRMIVNDGRNFLMFREREYDVIVADIIRAKNAGAANLYSADYYRLARQALRDDGMMVQWIDDTLPEYAYKLMVRTFLTVFPETTMWFNGSVLIGTKQPLRLDRLTVEENLQQPGPRQHLARLGFHNSYDVLREYVAGPDEIRAYVGEGPIITDRHPSIEFMRTLPTDGGVADLRWERVARFVAAFEEPTDAAVFTHAGVRWQFHRYHREMAAEYQAPWPLNGRNAEVARELQRLLDRHRRVWYVPAWQSDSDIFVERWLSAAAYRALDTALGNTRVLLFLSAAGEPAPQARRAEFGQRIRLTAWAIDRTELAPGEFGRILLDWETIAPLDDNYKTSLRLVDERGRLIAEVNRQPRDQESAGLGAGFRWRERTALLIPPGTPPGDYRLETSVYREDDGQPLRPTAGAADGRVILGRLTVRPSDRAFAPEAIVADTHPRLVRAGLRLAGLSISTLTARPGDLVGLTTFWQPVEPDAAATLKIVLGEPARPLAQLDLRVGEAGRPVGTVQRLDRDLRIPPATPPGRYDLWLADGGQPAWLGRLAVVARPPLPPPSPPAITLNAPVGDFATLIGATVTAQSDRLEVRLVWQARKETERNATVFVHVLDAANRILTQSDQLPAGGAAPTTAWLPGQAIEDLHLLRIGEIPPESRVIVGLYDSATLIRFPIGESDFVVLPWPSLAG from the coding sequence ATGGTGTCCACGAGCACTCTGCTCCGGACGGCCCTGCCGTGGCTGCTGGCGCTCTCACTCATCGCCACCGGCGCAAGCGGCCTCATCTACCAGGTAGTCTGGTTTCGCCTCCTCGGCACGATCTTCGGCGTCACTGTCCAAGCGACAAGCGCCGTGCTCGCTGCCTTCATGGCCGGCCTTGCGCTTGGGAGCTTTCTCGCCGCCCGCGTTGCCGACCGCCTGCGCGACCCACTCCGCGGCTATGGTCTTGTTGAGATCGGGATCGGAATAGCAGGGCTCGCCAGTCTGCCGTTGCTCGACGGGCTGCAGCCGCTCTACCGCTCTACGGCCAGCGTGCTCGGCGAAGGCAACCCGCTCCTGATCGGCCTGCGCTTCGCGCTCGGCTTTCTCGTCATGATGATCCCCACGACCCTCATGGGAACGACGCTTCCGCTGGTCGTGCGGGCATCGGCGCTCCATTCCCCTGCCGTCGCCCGCAACATCGGCCTGCTCTACGCCGGCAACACCTTGGGCGCGATCGTTGGCGCGTTCACCGCCGGTTTCTTCCTGATCGGGGTCTACGGGCTGACGGTAGCAGTTGCAGTCGCCGCCGCCTTCAACATCGGTATCGGGGTGACCTGGGCGGTCGCGGCGCGCGGGCTCGAGCCGTTGGCACCGCCGCCCGAGACGGGCCGCGCCCCGGCGCTGCCAGATCCCCTCCGCCCGAACCAGACGCTCGCCAATGTCGTGCTCGGCACCTACGCCCTCTCCGGCGCCACCGCGCTCGCCAACGAAGTGATTTGGACGCGGGTGCTCTCCGGCATTTTCCCGGGCACGGTCTACGCCTTCACCCTGATGCTCTGCGCGATCCTCGCCGGGATCGCGCTCGGCAGCTGGCTTGTCACGCCTTTCCTCCAGCGCGCCCGCAACTGGGCGCTGGTCTACGCCGGCTGCCAGCTGGGGCTTGCCGTCACTGCTCTTCTGTCGATCGCAACGCTCGCGAGCGCGTTTCAGCTGGAAGGCCTGCTTGGCCAGCTCCTAGGAGTGAGTGGAGGGCTGCTCCTCGAAGAGCCGGCGGTGATGGCGCTGATTGCATTCGCGGCGATCGGTCCAGCGGCGATTGCGATGGGGGTGACGTTTCCCGTTGCAGCCCGGCTCTACGCCTCGACCAGCAGCCGCCTTGGAGACCGGGTGGGCCGAATCTACGGCGCGAACACGCTCGGCGCGATTGCTGGGTCGCTTGCCGGCGGTCTGATCCTCATCCCGCTCGTCGGCGCAGAGCGAGCCCTCTGGCTGACGGCGCTGGGCAACGCCGTCATCGCGCTCCTCGTTCTCGGTGTCGCGCCCGGCCAGCGGCGAGTGCGGGCCGCAATCGCCCTCGCCGGAGCCGTCTCGCTCGCCGGCACGGCGCTGCTGACGCCGAGCCTCTACGCCAAGCTGTCTGCAACCGACCCGCGCGGCGAGCGCACCATCTGGCTTGCTGAAGGGCCAGATGCCACGGTGCGTGTCGTTCGCAATCCGAGCCAGCAGCAAATCCTCTACATCAACAGCGAAGGCCAAGCGAGCGACGATGAGAAGATCCTCAGCTTTCACTACCTGCTCGGCCACCTCGGGCTGCTGCTGCATCCGCGGCCGCGCGACGTGCTCGCGATCGGCCTCGGCGGCGGCGCGACGCCGGGGGCAGCGGCGCTGCACGAGCGCGCCACGGTCACGGTGGTCGAGCTGTATCCCGGGGTTATCGAGGGAGCGCGGTTCTTTCGCGAGGTGAACTTTGGGATCCACGACCGGCCGAATGTGCGCATGATTGTCAATGATGGGCGCAACTTCTTGATGTTCCGCGAGCGGGAGTACGATGTGATCGTCGCCGACATCATTCGCGCCAAGAATGCGGGCGCAGCGAACCTCTACTCTGCCGATTACTACCGGCTCGCTCGCCAAGCGCTGCGCGACGACGGCATGATGGTGCAATGGATCGACGACACGCTGCCCGAATACGCCTACAAACTGATGGTCCGCACCTTTCTCACCGTCTTTCCGGAAACGACCATGTGGTTTAACGGCTCGGTGCTGATCGGCACGAAGCAGCCGCTTCGGCTCGACCGCCTGACCGTTGAGGAGAATCTGCAGCAGCCCGGTCCGCGCCAGCATCTCGCGCGGCTCGGCTTCCACAACAGCTACGACGTGCTCCGCGAGTATGTCGCCGGGCCCGACGAGATTCGCGCCTATGTCGGCGAGGGACCGATTATCACTGACCGCCATCCGTCCATCGAGTTCATGCGCACCCTGCCAACGGACGGCGGCGTCGCCGACTTGCGCTGGGAGCGCGTCGCTCGCTTTGTCGCGGCGTTCGAGGAGCCGACTGACGCCGCCGTCTTCACCCATGCCGGAGTTCGCTGGCAGTTTCACCGCTACCACCGCGAGATGGCTGCCGAATATCAGGCCCCCTGGCCGCTCAATGGACGCAACGCGGAGGTGGCGCGCGAACTGCAGCGTCTGCTCGACCGGCACCGGCGGGTCTGGTATGTGCCGGCGTGGCAGAGCGACAGCGATATCTTCGTCGAGCGGTGGCTTAGTGCCGCCGCCTACCGTGCCCTCGACACCGCACTCGGCAACACGCGCGTTCTGCTCTTCCTGTCCGCGGCTGGCGAGCCCGCTCCTCAGGCGCGCCGAGCTGAGTTCGGCCAGCGCATCCGCTTGACCGCATGGGCTATCGACCGGACAGAACTGGCGCCAGGCGAGTTTGGACGCATCCTCCTCGACTGGGAGACGATCGCCCCGCTCGATGACAACTACAAGACGAGCCTCCGCCTTGTTGATGAGCGTGGTCGGCTGATCGCCGAGGTGAACCGCCAGCCGCGCGATCAGGAGTCTGCCGGGCTCGGCGCCGGCTTCCGCTGGCGCGAGCGGACCGCCCTGCTGATCCCGCCGGGCACGCCGCCCGGCGACTACCGGCTGGAGACGTCGGTCTATCGCGAGGACGACGGCCAGCCTCTTCGGCCGACGGCGGGCGCAGCTGACGGGCGCGTCATCCTCGGCCGACTGACCGTGCGCCCGAGCGACCGCGCCTTCGCGCCAGAAGCGATCGTCGCCGACACCCACCCTCGGCTTGTCCGGGCAGGGCTTCGCCTTGCCGGACTGTCGATCAGCACGCTGACCGCGCGGCCCGGCGACCTTGTCGGCCTAACCACCTTCTGGCAGCCGGTCGAGCCGGACGCAGCGGCGACGCTGAAGATTGTGCTCGGCGAGCCGGCTCGGCCTCTCGCGCAGCTCGATCTCCGCGTCGGCGAAGCCGGTCGTCCTGTCGGCACGGTGCAGCGCCTCGACCGCGACCTGCGCATTCCCCCGGCGACCCCGCCAGGACGCTATGACCTTTGGCTTGCTGACGGCGGCCAACCGGCTTGGCTGGGACGCCTCGCCGTTGTGGCACGCCCCCCCTTGCCACCCCCCTCCCCTCCCGCGATCACCTTGAATGCGCCCGTCGGCGATTTTGCCACCCTCATCGGCGCCACCGTGACGGCGCAGAGCGACCGCCTCGAAGTCCGTCTGGTGTGGCAGGCACGGAAAGAGACCGAGCGCAATGCCACCGTCTTTGTCCACGTGCTTGACGCCGCAAACCGGATCCTGACCCAGTCTGACCAGCTTCCTGCCGGCGGAGCCGCCCCGACAACGGCTTGGCTGCCCGGCCAAGCAATTGAGGATCTCCATCTGCTGCGGATCGGGGAGATCCCTCCCGAGAGCCGCGTCATCGTCGGGCTGTATGACAGTGCCACTCTCATCCGCTTTCCCATCGGGGAAAGCGACTTCGTGGTCCTGCCTTGGCCATCGCTAGCCGGCTGA
- a CDS encoding fused MFS/spermidine synthase, with protein sequence MTVAPRETSWPRAASVAPSFQRAFPLLLTFSLVLTGASGLIYQVVWFRTLGLTFGVTVQATSAVLAAFMAGLAIGSLLMARYGGRIANPLRAYAVAEIVIGLAGFASLWALDALQPLYRWFAMTVTDSLPVLTTARFALAFLIMLIPTTLMGATLPLVVKATALRSGFAASHVGLLYAGNTAGAIAGAFFAGFYLIGLSGLTTTTAIAATLNLAVGVAWLGASRGKHAASTERPRAAVSASRDAAFPPPLVGAVVAVYGLSGFIALAYEVVWVRVLAGIFPGTVYAFTLMLCAILFGIAAGSWLISPLLHRRWNWPLIFAALEGLLGLLGLLSIAVLANAYSIERTVRAFVGQRDPLLGEPWFMAGFGLVALGPAALVMGALFPVAAKIVGTGHPDAGRRVGLVYGANVLGAIAGSLAGGLILIPLLGAQRTLWLLAAGNLLAGAAVLAFAPAPLKRKAAFGGAAAAVALAAALLTPDLYGTLFATIPWNERTIWYHEGQDATVRVADSLADGTRVLYINSEHQGTDRGSGLQFHYRLGHLGSLLHPEPRDVLVIGMGVGATPGAAALYPESRVRVVELYPGVVEAARLFRHINYDVHRRPNVAIEVNDGRNFLLLSRQKFDVIQADPILPTNAGAANLYSTDYYKLARSALNDDGLMVQWLTNTLPGAAYRMLLRSFLDAFPYATLWHNGAILVGSPQPIVPDPEAIARKFNHPELRQALAALGYTNASEVLRDFTAGPDDLWAFAGAGPQVTDRFPAVEYIRTVPFEGPGATPQWARAARYIELRQGPNDGIVYGAGDVRERLREYYRGTLSEFILPPTVEGRERALEADLRRFAEGKEGIWLVPWWQSDSDVLAEAVLNGSAYLIADRWLGGVRVLRYAGPASLPLRPADVSFGDTVRLRGWGIEREQAAAGEAVRVALEVEAQTDIRENIKASLRLVDRSGRVLAEVDRLPRNAPIEEWRRGQRVVDRIGLLIPPGTPAGDYRLDLTYYREATGGPLPAAGGDAAGRVTLASFTVLPDARPFPAGAIEANTPLIVRYGPAQLVGYSLSPATRRPGDLVPVTLFWQPLDRAARPPARLLFGDPSAPLTAATLPAGSAREPGTIERVDLALRIPPTAAAGRYGVWLIVEQAGSAPLRLGTVPLIPWPPLPAPAPPALAVGARFGDIATLDGLTAQRDSAGLLLDLVWTPERDIARSYLVFVHALDAEGRIVAQSDRVPADGAAPTTSWVPGRQVGDRHRLALAPPADGAIAIGLYDPLTGERVAVGGESAVRLPPP encoded by the coding sequence ATGACTGTCGCTCCCCGCGAAACTTCTTGGCCTCGCGCCGCGAGTGTCGCCCCTTCCTTCCAGCGCGCTTTTCCCCTCCTGCTGACGTTCAGCCTCGTTCTGACAGGCGCGAGCGGGCTGATCTATCAGGTAGTCTGGTTCCGCACTCTCGGCTTGACCTTTGGGGTAACGGTTCAGGCGACAAGCGCCGTGCTCGCCGCCTTCATGGCCGGCCTCGCGATCGGCAGCCTCCTGATGGCGCGCTATGGCGGCCGCATCGCCAATCCGTTGCGCGCCTATGCCGTCGCCGAGATCGTCATCGGGCTGGCCGGCTTCGCCAGCCTCTGGGCGCTCGACGCCCTCCAGCCGCTCTACCGCTGGTTTGCGATGACCGTTACCGACTCGCTCCCCGTGCTCACCACCGCCCGCTTTGCGCTCGCTTTTCTGATCATGCTGATCCCGACTACCCTGATGGGCGCAACGCTGCCGCTCGTCGTCAAAGCGACAGCACTTCGCTCCGGGTTCGCGGCGAGCCACGTCGGACTGCTCTACGCGGGCAACACGGCTGGCGCAATTGCCGGAGCGTTCTTCGCCGGCTTTTACCTCATCGGCCTCTCTGGCCTGACAACGACGACCGCGATTGCCGCAACACTTAACCTCGCCGTCGGCGTCGCGTGGCTAGGCGCTTCGCGGGGAAAGCATGCTGCCTCCACCGAAAGACCGCGCGCTGCGGTGAGCGCCTCACGAGACGCTGCCTTTCCGCCGCCCCTCGTTGGAGCCGTCGTTGCCGTCTACGGCCTCTCCGGCTTCATTGCCCTTGCCTATGAAGTGGTCTGGGTGCGGGTGCTGGCCGGCATCTTCCCCGGCACGGTCTACGCCTTCACCCTGATGCTCTGCGCCATTCTCTTCGGGATCGCGGCGGGAAGCTGGCTGATCTCGCCGCTGCTGCACCGCCGCTGGAACTGGCCGCTCATCTTCGCCGCTCTTGAAGGGCTGCTCGGGCTGCTCGGTCTGCTCTCGATCGCTGTCCTCGCCAACGCCTACAGCATCGAGCGAACCGTGCGCGCCTTCGTCGGGCAGCGCGACCCGCTGCTCGGCGAGCCGTGGTTCATGGCAGGCTTCGGGCTCGTCGCGCTCGGTCCGGCCGCGCTGGTAATGGGCGCCCTCTTTCCAGTGGCAGCGAAGATTGTCGGAACGGGGCATCCCGACGCGGGGCGGCGGGTCGGGCTCGTCTACGGCGCGAACGTGCTCGGCGCGATCGCCGGGTCACTGGCAGGAGGCTTGATCTTGATCCCGCTGCTGGGAGCGCAGCGCACCCTCTGGCTGCTCGCGGCGGGCAACCTCCTCGCCGGAGCAGCAGTGCTCGCGTTCGCTCCAGCGCCCCTGAAGCGAAAGGCAGCCTTCGGCGGCGCAGCGGCAGCAGTCGCCCTCGCCGCCGCGCTCCTGACACCCGACTTGTACGGGACCTTGTTCGCAACCATCCCGTGGAACGAGCGCACCATCTGGTATCACGAAGGGCAAGACGCGACGGTACGCGTTGCAGACTCGCTCGCCGACGGAACGCGGGTGCTCTACATCAACAGCGAGCATCAAGGGACCGATCGCGGGAGCGGGCTCCAGTTTCACTATCGGCTCGGCCATCTCGGCTCGCTCCTCCATCCCGAGCCGCGGGACGTGCTGGTGATCGGCATGGGGGTGGGCGCGACGCCGGGCGCTGCCGCGCTCTACCCCGAATCGCGCGTCCGAGTGGTCGAGCTGTATCCCGGCGTCGTCGAGGCGGCGCGCCTCTTTCGCCACATCAACTACGACGTCCACCGCCGGCCGAATGTCGCGATCGAGGTGAACGACGGACGGAATTTCCTGCTCCTCAGCCGCCAAAAGTTCGATGTCATCCAAGCGGACCCCATTCTGCCGACGAATGCCGGCGCGGCCAACCTGTACTCGACCGACTACTACAAGCTGGCCCGAAGCGCCCTGAACGACGACGGGCTGATGGTCCAATGGCTGACGAACACCCTGCCCGGCGCGGCCTATCGGATGCTCTTACGCTCGTTTCTCGACGCTTTCCCCTACGCAACCCTCTGGCATAACGGCGCGATCCTCGTCGGCTCGCCGCAGCCGATTGTGCCCGACCCGGAGGCGATCGCCCGCAAGTTCAACCACCCCGAACTGCGCCAGGCGCTCGCCGCCCTTGGCTATACCAACGCCAGCGAGGTGCTCCGCGATTTCACTGCCGGCCCCGACGACCTGTGGGCCTTCGCGGGGGCCGGTCCGCAGGTAACCGACCGGTTCCCAGCCGTCGAGTACATCCGGACCGTGCCGTTCGAGGGGCCAGGCGCAACGCCGCAGTGGGCACGAGCCGCGCGCTATATCGAGCTGCGCCAGGGGCCGAATGACGGCATCGTCTACGGCGCGGGCGACGTCCGGGAGCGGCTGCGCGAGTATTACCGCGGGACGCTGTCCGAGTTCATCCTGCCGCCGACCGTTGAAGGACGCGAGCGCGCTCTCGAGGCGGACCTCCGCCGCTTTGCCGAAGGCAAGGAGGGGATCTGGCTAGTGCCGTGGTGGCAGAGCGACAGCGATGTGCTCGCCGAGGCGGTCTTGAACGGCAGCGCCTATCTGATTGCAGACCGCTGGCTTGGCGGCGTGCGCGTCCTCCGCTACGCCGGCCCCGCCTCGCTCCCCCTGCGGCCGGCGGATGTCAGCTTCGGGGATACCGTCCGGCTGCGCGGCTGGGGTATCGAGCGCGAGCAGGCAGCGGCGGGCGAAGCCGTTCGGGTAGCGCTCGAGGTCGAGGCGCAGACGGATATCCGCGAGAACATCAAGGCCTCGCTCCGCCTTGTCGATCGCAGCGGCCGGGTGCTCGCGGAAGTCGACCGGCTGCCGCGCAACGCGCCGATTGAGGAGTGGCGGCGCGGTCAGCGGGTCGTCGACCGGATTGGACTGCTCATTCCCCCGGGAACGCCGGCCGGCGACTACCGCCTCGACCTGACCTACTATCGCGAGGCGACGGGCGGACCGCTGCCCGCCGCCGGAGGCGATGCCGCCGGCCGGGTCACCCTTGCCTCGTTCACCGTGCTTCCTGATGCGCGGCCGTTTCCGGCCGGCGCCATCGAGGCGAACACCCCGCTCATCGTCCGCTACGGTCCGGCGCAACTGGTCGGCTACTCGCTCTCGCCGGCAACGCGCCGTCCCGGCGATCTGGTGCCGGTGACCCTCTTTTGGCAGCCGCTCGACCGCGCCGCCCGTCCCCCCGCCCGCCTTCTCTTCGGCGACCCAAGCGCGCCGCTCACCGCTGCGACACTGCCTGCGGGGAGCGCGCGCGAGCCGGGCACAATCGAGCGGGTGGATCTCGCGCTGCGGATCCCGCCGACTGCCGCCGCAGGGCGCTACGGCGTCTGGCTGATCGTCGAGCAGGCAGGGTCGGCGCCGCTGCGGCTTGGGACCGTGCCGCTCATCCCATGGCCGCCCCTCCCTGCCCCGGCGCCGCCGGCGCTGGCAGTCGGCGCGCGATTTGGCGACATTGCCACCCTCGACGGCCTGACCGCGCAGCGTGACAGCGCCGGCCTCCTTCTCGACCTCGTCTGGACGCCCGAACGGGACATCGCGCGCAGCTACCTTGTCTTCGTCCACGCCCTCGATGCCGAGGGACGGATCGTCGCTCAGTCAGACCGGGTGCCGGCAGACGGCGCGGCCCCAACGACAAGCTGGGTGCCGGGACGGCAAGTCGGCGACCGCCACCGCCTTGCCCTCGCCCCTCCGGCCGACGGGGCGATCGCGATCGGCCTCTACGATCCGCTGACCGGCGAACGCGTCGCCGTCGGCGGAGAGAGCGCGGTTCGGCTGCCGCCCCCCTAG